A stretch of Paludisphaera borealis DNA encodes these proteins:
- the polA gene encoding DNA polymerase I: MADRPSFYILDAYSLIFQVFHAIPEMTGPSGQSTNAVFGIFRDLLNIARDRHPDYLAAAFDGQGPVFRSDIYAEYKANRSAMPDLLVPQIDVIRRVFEGFNVPVLVEPGMEADDVIATLARRGEERGLDVFICTSDKDARQLITPHIKIINLRKNSIMDAEALEKDWGIRPDQVVDYLALTGDTVDNVPGVPGVGPVLASTYLRQFGTLENLLANIDQVKGPKKQQILRDNVDVARRAKTLVALREDLPLVLDWDHLKMSPPNEPALRALCFESGFHRFIAEIGGATTTEAPAKPATEWKAEYRTIDTPESFQSFVAELGRQERFCIDTETTALDPLRASLVGIAISWKAGEGYYIPLRGPIGYRLLDPALVLEGLRPILADPKIEKVGQNIKYDMLALGRAGVSIEGPITDTMILSYLLESGERNHSLDQLSQRLLDHTMIPISDLIGKGKNQARMDQIDVPRVTEYAGEDADATWRIYEILAPQVREQGLWDLYADLERPLISILARMEAIGVKVDVEKLETLSRDFAIRLATIEEEVHRLAGRPFNINSVPQLRQILFEELKLPKLQKTPGGELSTATEVLEELATKHPLPALLVQHRQLSKLKGTYLDALPLLVHPDDGRIHASFNQGVAATGRLSSSDPNLQNIPVRTEEGRQIRQAFIAGADDWRLLTADYSQIELRILAHYSEDPALQRAFAADHDIHRAVASRIYGVAESDVDSAMRRVAKTVNFGVIYGLSPFGLASRLGLKQAEAAAFIDAYFKEYEGVDRFITRTLETARDAGRVETILGRRRPIAGIKTTTGRNRNLAERTAVNTVIQGSAADLIKRAMIQVDQRLREGGFEARMILQIHDELVFETPAAEVARLAGLVRTEMTGAMALSVPLKVDLAVGRNWLDVESLPS, from the coding sequence ATGGCGGATCGCCCTTCATTCTACATCCTGGACGCGTACTCCCTGATTTTTCAGGTTTTCCACGCGATTCCCGAGATGACTGGGCCGTCGGGCCAGTCAACCAACGCGGTCTTCGGGATCTTTCGCGACCTCCTGAATATTGCTCGCGACCGACATCCCGACTACCTGGCGGCGGCCTTCGACGGCCAGGGGCCCGTCTTCCGCTCCGACATCTACGCCGAATACAAGGCCAACCGATCCGCGATGCCGGACCTCCTCGTCCCCCAGATCGACGTCATCCGCCGCGTGTTCGAGGGCTTCAACGTGCCGGTCCTCGTCGAGCCCGGCATGGAAGCCGACGACGTCATCGCCACGCTCGCCCGCCGCGGCGAGGAGCGCGGGCTCGACGTCTTCATCTGCACTTCCGACAAGGACGCCCGCCAGCTCATCACGCCTCATATCAAGATCATCAACCTCCGCAAGAATTCCATCATGGACGCCGAGGCGCTCGAAAAAGACTGGGGAATCCGCCCCGATCAGGTGGTCGACTACCTGGCTTTAACAGGCGACACGGTCGACAACGTCCCCGGCGTGCCGGGAGTCGGACCGGTCCTCGCCTCCACCTACCTCCGCCAGTTCGGTACCCTCGAAAACCTGCTGGCCAACATCGACCAGGTGAAAGGACCGAAGAAACAGCAGATCCTGCGCGACAACGTCGACGTCGCCCGACGGGCGAAGACGCTGGTCGCGCTCCGCGAAGACTTGCCACTCGTGCTCGACTGGGACCACCTGAAGATGTCACCGCCCAACGAGCCGGCCTTGCGGGCGCTCTGCTTTGAGTCGGGTTTCCACCGCTTCATCGCCGAGATCGGCGGGGCGACGACGACCGAGGCCCCCGCGAAGCCGGCCACCGAGTGGAAGGCCGAGTACCGGACGATCGACACCCCGGAGTCGTTCCAATCGTTCGTGGCCGAACTCGGCCGACAGGAACGATTCTGCATCGACACCGAGACGACGGCCCTTGACCCCTTGCGAGCGAGCCTGGTCGGGATCGCGATCTCGTGGAAGGCCGGCGAAGGCTATTACATCCCACTGCGGGGGCCGATCGGCTACCGCCTGCTCGACCCCGCGCTGGTGCTCGAAGGGCTGCGACCGATCCTCGCCGATCCCAAGATTGAGAAGGTCGGCCAGAACATCAAGTACGACATGCTCGCCTTGGGCCGCGCCGGGGTGTCGATCGAGGGGCCGATCACCGACACCATGATCCTCAGCTACCTGCTGGAGAGCGGCGAGCGCAACCACAGCCTCGACCAGCTCTCGCAGCGGCTCCTCGACCATACGATGATCCCGATCTCCGACCTGATCGGCAAAGGGAAGAACCAGGCGCGGATGGATCAGATCGACGTCCCCCGCGTCACCGAGTACGCGGGCGAAGACGCCGACGCCACCTGGAGAATCTACGAGATCCTCGCCCCCCAGGTTCGCGAGCAGGGGCTCTGGGACCTCTACGCCGACCTCGAACGGCCGTTGATCTCGATCCTCGCCCGGATGGAAGCGATCGGCGTGAAGGTCGACGTGGAAAAGCTGGAGACGCTCTCCCGCGACTTCGCCATCCGCCTGGCGACGATCGAGGAGGAGGTCCACCGCCTTGCGGGCCGGCCGTTCAACATCAACTCGGTCCCCCAGCTTCGTCAGATTCTCTTTGAAGAGCTGAAGCTGCCGAAGCTTCAGAAGACGCCCGGCGGCGAGTTGAGCACGGCGACCGAGGTTCTGGAGGAGCTTGCGACCAAACACCCGCTCCCCGCGCTTCTGGTCCAGCACCGCCAGCTCTCGAAGCTGAAGGGGACCTACCTGGACGCCTTGCCGTTGCTCGTGCATCCTGACGACGGGCGGATTCACGCCTCGTTCAACCAGGGGGTCGCCGCGACCGGCCGCCTCAGCTCCAGCGATCCCAACCTCCAGAACATTCCGGTGCGAACCGAGGAAGGCCGGCAGATCCGCCAGGCGTTCATCGCCGGGGCCGACGACTGGCGGCTGCTGACGGCCGACTATTCGCAGATCGAGCTGCGCATCCTGGCCCACTATTCCGAAGACCCCGCGCTTCAGCGGGCGTTCGCCGCCGACCACGACATCCACCGGGCGGTTGCATCCCGGATCTACGGCGTGGCCGAGTCGGACGTCGATTCCGCGATGAGGCGGGTGGCGAAAACCGTCAATTTCGGTGTGATCTACGGCCTCAGCCCGTTCGGTCTCGCCTCCCGCCTGGGGCTCAAGCAGGCCGAGGCGGCGGCGTTCATCGACGCGTATTTCAAGGAGTACGAAGGGGTCGATCGGTTCATCACCCGGACCCTCGAAACCGCGCGGGATGCCGGCCGCGTCGAGACGATTCTGGGCCGTCGTCGGCCGATCGCGGGGATCAAGACGACGACCGGACGGAACCGCAACCTGGCCGAGCGGACGGCCGTCAACACGGTCATCCAGGGCTCGGCCGCCGACCTCATCAAGCGCGCCATGATCCAGGTCGACCAGCGGCTCCGCGAAGGCGGGTTCGAGGCCCGGATGATCCTCCAGATCCACGACGAGCTCGTGTTCGAAACCCCCGCCGCCGAGGTGGCGCGGCTGGCGGGCCTGGTGCGGACCGAGATGACCGGCGCGATGGCGCTTTCGGTCCCGCTCAAGGTCGATCTCGCCGTCGGTCGGAACTGGCTGGACGTCGAATCCCTCCCTTCGTAG
- the coaE gene encoding dephospho-CoA kinase (Dephospho-CoA kinase (CoaE) performs the final step in coenzyme A biosynthesis.), with protein sequence MFETSSITVPPTPERRSRWKHGAIPVIGVIGGIGGGKSAAAALLAERGAVVIDADAVGHEVLQRPEIQERLVARFGSEIIAARDLGVEVGPKIDRRALGKIVFADESARRDLESIVHPAMIEEFERTIAEAQRSGSAIAVALDAAVLLEAGWDGACDLVVYVDAPRAERLARVERTRGWSRADFEAREASQQSCDVKRRRADYVLPNVAGPDELAVEVDRFREWLTASSDLADARRPSPSPDPSGGRAGAT encoded by the coding sequence ATGTTCGAAACCTCATCGATCACCGTCCCGCCCACGCCCGAGCGCCGCTCGCGCTGGAAGCACGGCGCGATCCCCGTGATCGGGGTGATTGGCGGGATCGGCGGCGGCAAGAGCGCCGCGGCGGCCTTGCTGGCGGAGCGCGGCGCGGTCGTGATCGACGCCGACGCGGTCGGTCACGAGGTCCTGCAACGTCCCGAGATCCAGGAGCGGCTCGTCGCTCGGTTCGGTTCGGAAATCATCGCCGCTCGCGATCTCGGCGTTGAAGTCGGTCCGAAGATCGACCGCCGCGCCCTGGGGAAGATCGTCTTCGCCGACGAGTCGGCCCGCCGCGACCTGGAATCGATCGTTCATCCGGCGATGATCGAGGAGTTCGAGCGGACGATCGCCGAGGCGCAGCGGAGTGGTTCCGCGATCGCCGTGGCGCTCGACGCCGCGGTCTTGCTCGAAGCCGGTTGGGACGGAGCGTGCGACCTAGTCGTGTACGTCGACGCGCCTCGGGCCGAGCGGCTGGCGAGGGTAGAACGGACCCGCGGCTGGTCGCGCGCCGACTTCGAGGCGCGCGAGGCCTCGCAGCAGTCCTGCGACGTGAAGCGACGGCGCGCCGACTACGTCTTGCCGAACGTCGCGGGCCCGGACGAACTGGCCGTCGAGGTCGATCGATTCCGCGAATGGCTCACCGCTTCCTCCGATCTTGCAGACGCGCGTCGTCCCTCGCCTTCGCCCGATCCCTCCGGGGGCCGGGCGGGCGCGACTTGA
- the rho gene encoding transcription termination factor Rho, protein MANETRPRREPSGTSRIRKSTTSTPPPVAEESAGAAPASSITPAPISPSPTPPAAETYRDRERPAREPYREEGPADREPIRFIRQRDREPAAERPEREPGGLSIRERLARDRGGDREAGPVHHEGIPIVRDRDRDREPAPTVRERVREARDAETPGPRERFDRDASFNSRDRDYAQTARPERPERPAPAPPAQPYGGELPAEGFPDVEDDDIFGDAAIHDRYEDIKRGEIHLTELQKMTMPQLIRTAKSEGITDYMGLKKQDLIFKILKERVKQNGLMYGEGTLEVLPDGFGFLRSPDYNYLPCPDDIYVSPSQIRRFGLKTGAIVSGQIRPPKENERYFALLRVEAINFEDPDKLSEKVCFDDLTPLHPQGRIRLETTSEEVNMRVVDLVTPIGFGQRGVIVAPPRTGKTILLQKIANSVLTNHPEAYVMVLLIDERPEEVTDMERSVKGPTAEVISSTFDEPASRHIQVAEMVIEKAKRMVEFGKDVVILLDSITRLARAYNTEAPHSGKILTGGIDATALQKPKRFFGAARKIEEAGSLTILATALVDTGSRMDDVIFEEFKGTGNMELHLERRLVDKRIWPAIDVNKSGTRREELLMDADELRRVWILRRVLNDMNPVEAMELLTGRMKKTKTNGEFLTSMNL, encoded by the coding sequence ATGGCTAATGAGACCCGCCCCCGCCGGGAGCCTTCCGGGACGTCCCGCATCCGCAAGTCCACCACGTCCACTCCTCCGCCCGTCGCTGAAGAGTCCGCCGGCGCCGCCCCCGCAAGCTCGATCACGCCCGCCCCGATTTCGCCGTCGCCGACGCCTCCGGCCGCCGAGACGTACCGCGATCGCGAACGCCCGGCGCGTGAGCCGTATCGCGAGGAAGGCCCCGCCGATCGCGAGCCGATCCGCTTCATCCGTCAGCGCGACCGCGAGCCGGCCGCCGAGCGTCCGGAGCGCGAGCCGGGCGGGTTGTCGATCCGCGAGCGCCTCGCCCGCGACCGTGGCGGCGACCGCGAGGCCGGCCCCGTGCACCACGAGGGGATTCCGATCGTCCGCGACCGTGACCGCGACCGTGAGCCGGCTCCGACCGTCCGCGAACGGGTCCGCGAGGCTCGCGACGCCGAGACGCCCGGCCCGCGCGAACGGTTCGACCGCGACGCCTCGTTCAACTCGCGCGACCGCGACTACGCCCAGACCGCGCGCCCCGAGCGTCCTGAGCGGCCCGCGCCGGCGCCCCCCGCGCAGCCGTACGGCGGCGAACTGCCCGCCGAGGGCTTTCCGGACGTCGAGGACGACGACATCTTCGGCGACGCCGCTATCCACGACCGGTATGAAGACATCAAGCGCGGCGAGATCCATCTCACCGAGCTTCAGAAGATGACGATGCCCCAGCTCATCCGCACCGCGAAGTCGGAGGGCATCACCGACTACATGGGGCTCAAGAAGCAGGATCTGATCTTCAAGATCCTCAAGGAGCGGGTCAAGCAGAACGGCCTGATGTACGGAGAGGGCACTCTCGAAGTCCTGCCCGACGGGTTCGGCTTCCTCCGCAGCCCCGACTACAACTACCTCCCCTGCCCCGACGACATCTACGTCTCGCCCAGCCAGATCCGCCGCTTCGGTCTCAAGACCGGCGCCATCGTCTCGGGCCAGATCCGCCCTCCCAAGGAGAACGAGCGTTACTTCGCCCTCCTCCGGGTCGAGGCCATCAACTTTGAAGACCCCGACAAGCTCAGCGAGAAGGTCTGCTTCGACGACCTCACGCCGTTGCATCCCCAGGGGCGCATCCGGCTCGAGACGACGAGTGAAGAAGTCAATATGCGGGTCGTCGACCTGGTCACGCCGATCGGCTTCGGCCAGCGCGGCGTGATCGTGGCGCCTCCCCGCACGGGCAAGACGATCCTGCTCCAGAAGATCGCCAACAGCGTTTTGACCAACCATCCCGAAGCCTACGTGATGGTGCTCCTCATCGACGAACGTCCCGAGGAAGTCACCGACATGGAGCGCTCGGTCAAGGGGCCGACCGCCGAGGTCATCAGCTCGACCTTCGACGAACCCGCCTCGCGGCACATCCAGGTGGCCGAGATGGTCATCGAGAAGGCCAAGCGGATGGTCGAGTTCGGCAAGGACGTGGTCATCCTGCTCGACTCGATCACGCGGCTGGCCCGGGCCTACAACACCGAGGCGCCGCACTCGGGCAAGATCCTCACCGGCGGCATCGACGCCACGGCCCTCCAGAAGCCCAAGCGGTTCTTCGGCGCCGCCCGGAAGATCGAGGAGGCCGGCAGCCTGACGATTCTGGCGACCGCCCTGGTCGACACCGGCAGCCGCATGGACGACGTGATCTTCGAGGAGTTCAAGGGGACCGGCAACATGGAGTTGCACCTTGAGCGCCGGCTGGTCGACAAGCGGATCTGGCCGGCCATCGACGTCAACAAGTCGGGCACGCGCCGCGAAGAGCTGCTGATGGACGCCGACGAACTGCGTCGCGTCTGGATCCTCCGCCGCGTCCTCAACGACATGAATCCGGTCGAGGCTATGGAGCTGCTGACCGGCCGCATGAAGAAGACCAAGACCAACGGCGAGTTCCTGACGAGTATGAACCTGTAA
- the ribH gene encoding 6,7-dimethyl-8-ribityllumazine synthase, whose amino-acid sequence MPTFEGDFSTPPGRFAIVVARFNALVTEPLLAGCRDALVRHGVGDDRLDVYWVPGSFEVPLIARKLAEGGKHAAVVCLGCVIRGETGHYDHVAGQAAGGVLQASLATGVPVIFGVLTTETVEQALNRAGLKAGNKGTEAALAAIEMVNLLARMDSR is encoded by the coding sequence ATGCCGACTTTTGAAGGCGATTTCTCAACTCCTCCCGGCCGATTCGCGATCGTCGTCGCCCGATTCAATGCGCTCGTGACCGAGCCCCTGCTGGCGGGCTGCCGCGACGCCCTGGTGCGCCACGGCGTCGGCGACGACCGGCTCGACGTCTATTGGGTCCCCGGCTCGTTCGAGGTCCCGTTGATCGCCCGCAAGCTCGCCGAGGGGGGCAAGCACGCGGCCGTCGTCTGCCTGGGCTGCGTGATCCGCGGCGAGACCGGGCATTACGACCACGTCGCCGGCCAGGCCGCCGGCGGCGTCTTGCAGGCGAGCCTCGCCACCGGCGTTCCGGTCATCTTCGGCGTCCTCACCACCGAGACCGTCGAGCAGGCCCTCAACCGCGCCGGCCTCAAAGCCGGCAACAAGGGGACCGAAGCCGCCCTGGCGGCGATCGAGATGGTGAACCTGCTGGCGCGGATGGATTCTCGTTAG
- a CDS encoding alpha/beta hydrolase: MPLDPQAQDFLRRLAGAGLPSVSEQTVEQARAQVNLSTRFLGKPPRVHRVEDRTIAGPGGDLAIRVITPEGAGSGPMPIVVFFHGGGWVLGNLDSHENVCRSIANASKSIVAVVDYRLAPEHPFPAAADDAYAALVWLSAHAAEIGGDPSRIAVCGDSAGGNLATVATLMARDRGGPAVAFQALAYPITDFDPDAGSYREFAEGCFLTRSEMLWYWDQYAPNLEDRRRPYVSPNRTDDLSKLPPALVITAGYDVLRDEGEAYARRLAEAGVPVTLSRYDGMIHGFLRRYPFFDQGRAAIEEIAAALREAFGLTAPCSDADGGG, from the coding sequence ATGCCGCTCGACCCCCAGGCGCAGGACTTCTTGAGACGCCTGGCCGGGGCGGGATTGCCGTCGGTTTCAGAGCAGACCGTCGAACAGGCCCGCGCCCAGGTGAATCTGTCGACGCGCTTTCTGGGCAAGCCGCCGCGCGTCCACCGGGTCGAGGATCGGACGATCGCCGGGCCGGGCGGAGACCTTGCGATTCGCGTGATCACGCCGGAAGGAGCGGGGTCGGGGCCGATGCCGATCGTCGTCTTCTTCCACGGCGGCGGTTGGGTGCTCGGCAACCTCGACTCTCATGAAAACGTTTGCCGGTCGATTGCGAACGCCTCGAAGTCGATCGTAGCGGTTGTCGACTACAGGCTCGCGCCCGAGCATCCGTTTCCCGCCGCCGCCGACGACGCCTACGCAGCCCTCGTCTGGCTCTCGGCCCACGCGGCGGAGATCGGCGGCGACCCGTCGCGAATCGCCGTCTGCGGCGACAGCGCCGGCGGGAACCTGGCGACCGTCGCGACCCTCATGGCGCGCGATCGAGGCGGCCCGGCCGTCGCATTCCAGGCGCTCGCCTATCCGATCACCGATTTCGATCCCGACGCCGGCTCGTACCGGGAGTTCGCGGAAGGCTGTTTTCTGACCCGCTCCGAGATGCTCTGGTACTGGGATCAGTACGCCCCGAACCTCGAAGACCGACGCCGGCCGTACGTCTCGCCGAACCGAACCGACGACCTGTCGAAGCTGCCCCCCGCGCTCGTAATCACGGCCGGCTACGACGTGCTTCGCGACGAGGGCGAAGCCTACGCGCGAAGGCTGGCGGAAGCGGGGGTTCCCGTCACGCTGTCGCGGTACGACGGAATGATTCACGGATTCCTGCGCCGCTATCCGTTCTTCGATCAGGGTCGGGCTGCGATCGAGGAGATCGCCGCGGCGCTTCGCGAGGCGTTCGGCCTCACTGCGCCGTGCTCAGACGCTGACGGAGGCGGATGA
- a CDS encoding MFS transporter has protein sequence MSFGLRVRLSIMMFLQYFVWGIWLPMLAQQLGPNSLNLDGREIGWVFTVYGFGSILGPFILGQLADRYFSTERVLAVAHFVGGLLLISAAYVSTFWPIFWILFFYCSLYMPTMGLTNSISFRSLGESNQNYFPAIRFWGTVGWIAAGLFFGAYLDYQNLTFYQSIFDLVGQHGAFESFLSTWRASAVPLLKQVFELPFVGEPHYRDCLRVSGFFSLLYAIYCLTLPHTPPVPAKDTDPIDKRSAVIECLELMRFRSFAVLTVVAGLVGIMLAFYFACENYFLEAIGVDPTQTGAYMTIGQIAEGVVMLLIPLAVTKLGYKTTMLIGAGAWAVRFGLSALGYPFWLMITTLALHGFAFGFFFVVAQMFVDRAASKDIKASAQGLLIFLVYGLGTVVGSILTGYVRRYFTQVVDGVTVENWQGIWMGPFLLTLFCMLIFALLFKEEQIGEIREESGLKPELAPAVH, from the coding sequence ATGAGCTTTGGTCTGCGTGTGCGCCTGTCGATCATGATGTTCCTCCAGTATTTCGTGTGGGGCATCTGGCTGCCGATGCTCGCCCAGCAACTGGGGCCGAACAGTCTGAATCTCGACGGTCGCGAGATCGGCTGGGTCTTCACCGTCTACGGGTTCGGCTCGATCCTCGGTCCGTTCATCCTGGGACAGCTCGCCGACCGCTACTTCTCGACCGAACGCGTCCTAGCCGTCGCACACTTCGTGGGAGGACTGCTGCTGATCTCGGCGGCTTACGTCTCGACGTTCTGGCCGATCTTCTGGATCCTGTTCTTCTATTGCAGCCTGTACATGCCCACGATGGGGCTGACGAACTCGATCTCGTTCCGCAGCCTCGGCGAATCGAACCAGAATTACTTCCCGGCGATCCGGTTCTGGGGCACGGTCGGCTGGATCGCCGCCGGCCTGTTCTTCGGCGCCTATCTGGACTATCAGAATCTGACGTTCTACCAGTCGATCTTCGACCTCGTGGGGCAGCACGGCGCGTTCGAGAGCTTTTTGTCGACCTGGCGAGCCTCGGCCGTCCCCCTGCTGAAGCAGGTCTTCGAGCTGCCGTTCGTCGGCGAGCCGCACTATCGCGACTGCCTGCGGGTGTCGGGCTTCTTCTCGCTGCTCTACGCGATCTATTGCCTGACGCTCCCGCACACGCCGCCGGTCCCGGCCAAGGACACCGACCCGATCGACAAGCGGTCGGCGGTGATCGAGTGCCTGGAACTGATGCGGTTCCGGTCGTTCGCCGTGCTGACCGTCGTGGCCGGCCTGGTGGGGATCATGCTGGCCTTCTACTTCGCCTGTGAGAATTACTTCCTTGAGGCGATCGGCGTCGATCCCACGCAGACGGGCGCTTACATGACGATCGGCCAGATCGCCGAAGGCGTCGTCATGCTCTTGATCCCGCTCGCGGTGACGAAGCTCGGGTACAAGACGACGATGCTCATCGGCGCAGGGGCCTGGGCGGTCCGGTTCGGGCTCTCGGCGCTCGGTTATCCGTTCTGGCTGATGATCACGACGCTCGCCCTGCACGGGTTCGCGTTCGGCTTCTTCTTCGTCGTCGCTCAGATGTTCGTCGATCGCGCCGCGAGCAAGGACATCAAGGCGTCGGCCCAGGGCCTGTTGATCTTCCTCGTATACGGACTCGGAACGGTGGTCGGCAGCATCCTCACCGGCTACGTCCGCCGCTACTTCACGCAGGTGGTCGACGGCGTCACGGTAGAGAACTGGCAGGGGATCTGGATGGGCCCGTTCCTGCTGACTCTGTTCTGCATGCTGATCTTCGCTTTGCTGTTTAAGGAAGAACAGATCGGCGAGATCCGCGAAGAGTCCGGTCTCAAACCGGAACTCGCTCCGGCCGTGCATTGA
- a CDS encoding glycosyltransferase, whose translation MTTRTHRLSLAVADVSWYTTENLFRELDDPDVSLLAMRCMDYVNGWRKGVFPWSPSCRQRREGPRLWTRDLTLPPGWMKRYPSLGMRPIARAVRQFWRLDGGSRRGLVMTYPHYLHLANQLAPEVSLYYNLDDYTLYWPGRADEIRDLERRLVAKSNATVCVSRLRAEELRAAVPEASERIHHIPHGTPRPFLADQPLDRPADPPADISHLPRPLLGYVGTLEDRLDWELLDRLSVEFPNASIVIVGRTPDASQTSWYEKCSRLLARPNVHAIGWRPQAELPRYYQAFDLILIPYLIDHPFNRSCSPTKIMDGMGSSRPIVATSIPECQLYDELFDVAATREAFVGAVDATLRQGSDDGRAAARHAWARAHSCAAVAAGVLATLNLDAAERRSS comes from the coding sequence GTGACCACTCGGACTCACAGGCTGTCGCTGGCCGTCGCCGACGTGAGCTGGTACACCACGGAAAATCTGTTCCGCGAACTCGACGATCCAGACGTCTCGCTGCTGGCGATGCGATGCATGGACTACGTCAACGGCTGGCGAAAAGGGGTCTTCCCCTGGTCGCCGTCGTGCCGGCAGAGGCGCGAAGGCCCGCGCCTCTGGACCCGCGACCTGACGCTCCCCCCAGGCTGGATGAAGCGTTATCCGAGCCTGGGGATGCGGCCGATCGCCAGAGCGGTGCGCCAATTCTGGAGGCTCGACGGCGGGTCGCGACGCGGGCTGGTGATGACCTACCCTCATTATCTTCACCTCGCGAACCAGCTCGCCCCCGAGGTCTCGCTCTATTACAACCTCGACGATTACACGCTCTACTGGCCGGGCCGGGCGGACGAGATTCGCGACCTGGAGCGGCGGCTGGTCGCGAAGTCGAACGCCACGGTCTGCGTTTCGAGACTTCGAGCCGAGGAGCTGCGGGCTGCGGTCCCCGAGGCCTCCGAACGGATTCATCACATCCCGCATGGGACTCCGCGTCCCTTTCTCGCCGATCAACCACTTGATCGCCCGGCCGATCCGCCGGCCGATATCAGCCACCTGCCTCGCCCGTTGCTCGGCTACGTCGGGACGCTCGAAGATCGGCTGGACTGGGAACTGCTCGACCGGCTGAGCGTGGAGTTCCCTAACGCCTCGATCGTGATCGTGGGACGAACGCCCGATGCCAGCCAAACCTCTTGGTACGAGAAGTGTTCTCGTTTACTGGCGCGTCCCAACGTGCATGCGATCGGCTGGCGTCCGCAGGCCGAGCTTCCGCGCTATTACCAGGCCTTTGACCTGATCTTGATCCCCTACCTGATCGACCATCCGTTCAACCGGTCGTGCTCGCCGACCAAGATCATGGACGGGATGGGTTCGAGTCGGCCGATCGTGGCCACGTCGATTCCCGAATGCCAGCTCTACGACGAGCTGTTCGACGTCGCCGCGACCCGCGAGGCGTTCGTCGGGGCCGTGGATGCGACGTTGAGACAGGGCTCCGATGACGGCCGGGCCGCCGCCCGGCACGCCTGGGCTCGCGCACACTCCTGCGCGGCGGTCGCCGCCGGCGTGCTCGCGACGCTGAACCTCGACGCTGCGGAGCGTCGGTCGTCGTGA
- a CDS encoding DUF1573 domain-containing protein, translating into MRWMMLNGCCLIILAGSGAGAVGQEFDWLASALPERAHDFGTVARGSQLRYSFPLVNRSDQEIRINNWRAKCGCTNVNVGAKVIPPGTQTTIEVTVDTTKFSGPKPSGLTLIFERPTFVEVDLNTSCYIRSDIVTNPGLVDFGIFRRTDKMPSATLTVTYAGGRPDWDVVKMKTRSANVVAKGEPVRTVDGQVNFTLTATLDPSVPNGYFKDEITLITNDETTPAIPIAVVANIQSAVALTPSIVNFGQVRPGESVSKTVLVRSSEAFSITNLSTSQDELKSADQTTGAKPVHQVKLTLKAPTQAGPFHSTLTVKTDIPDEPAAILKTFATVGP; encoded by the coding sequence ATGCGCTGGATGATGCTCAACGGTTGCTGTCTGATCATCCTCGCGGGCTCCGGCGCCGGGGCGGTCGGACAGGAGTTCGACTGGCTGGCCTCGGCCCTCCCCGAGCGCGCCCACGACTTCGGCACGGTCGCTCGCGGCTCTCAGCTCCGTTATTCGTTTCCACTGGTCAACCGCTCCGACCAGGAAATCCGGATCAACAACTGGCGAGCCAAGTGCGGTTGCACGAACGTGAACGTCGGCGCGAAGGTCATCCCGCCCGGCACGCAGACGACCATTGAGGTGACGGTCGACACCACGAAGTTCAGCGGTCCCAAGCCGTCGGGCCTGACGTTGATCTTCGAACGGCCGACGTTCGTCGAGGTCGACCTCAACACGAGCTGTTACATCCGCAGCGACATCGTGACCAATCCCGGGCTGGTCGATTTCGGGATCTTCCGTCGGACCGACAAGATGCCGTCGGCCACGCTTACGGTGACCTACGCCGGCGGGCGTCCCGACTGGGACGTGGTTAAAATGAAGACGCGTTCGGCGAACGTGGTAGCCAAGGGCGAGCCCGTCCGGACGGTCGACGGCCAGGTCAACTTCACGCTCACGGCGACGCTCGATCCCAGCGTCCCCAACGGCTACTTCAAGGACGAGATCACGCTGATCACCAACGACGAGACCACCCCGGCGATCCCGATCGCCGTCGTCGCCAATATCCAGAGCGCGGTGGCGTTGACTCCTTCGATCGTCAACTTCGGCCAGGTGCGGCCCGGTGAGAGCGTGTCCAAGACCGTCCTGGTGCGATCGTCGGAGGCGTTCAGCATCACCAATCTCTCTACGAGCCAGGACGAGCTGAAGTCGGCCGACCAGACGACCGGCGCGAAGCCAGTGCACCAGGTCAAGTTGACGCTCAAGGCCCCCACGCAGGCGGGGCCGTTCCACTCGACGCTGACGGTCAAGACCGACATCCCGGACGAGCCCGCCGCCATCCTCAAGACGTTCGCCACGGTCGGGCCGTGA